Proteins found in one Microcella daejeonensis genomic segment:
- a CDS encoding MFS transporter, which yields MTTRRPDRGARRVQGTYYALTLGNTLAASFIWGINTLFLLDAGLSNLEAFAANAFFTAGMVIFEIPTGVIADTVGRRASYLLGTVTLAATTALYWMLWLWQAPYWAWALVSVLLGLGFTFFSGAVDAWLVDALRFTEYRGSLETVFGRAQVVGGVAMLSGSVAGGVLAQATDLGVPFLVRAGILVVMIVVAGALMRDLGFEPVRGLSPLAATRQVMRSSVTYGLGRPAIRWLMIATPFTAGVGVYAFYALQPYLLELGGDEGAYALAGLAAAIISGASILGGALAPLARRLFRRRTTLLLLSVAVSALVLVGFGLTQNLVVAIGLLALWGISSSIATPASRAYLNDMIPSAQRATVLSFNSLVGNIGGVGIQPALGRVADVSGYGASLLWGGVISTVALPFLLASRSRRDPADHAVDDAAPPVVRLDDGMPDPSSPIR from the coding sequence GCATCAACACGCTCTTCCTGCTCGATGCGGGCCTGAGCAACCTCGAGGCCTTCGCCGCCAACGCCTTCTTCACCGCCGGCATGGTGATCTTCGAGATCCCGACGGGCGTCATCGCCGACACGGTCGGCCGCCGCGCCTCGTATCTGCTGGGCACCGTCACGCTCGCCGCCACGACCGCCCTGTACTGGATGCTCTGGCTCTGGCAGGCGCCCTACTGGGCCTGGGCGCTCGTGTCGGTGCTGCTCGGCCTGGGCTTCACGTTCTTCTCGGGCGCCGTCGACGCCTGGCTCGTCGACGCCCTGCGCTTCACCGAGTACCGCGGCAGCCTCGAGACGGTGTTCGGCCGGGCGCAGGTCGTCGGCGGCGTCGCCATGCTCAGCGGCTCGGTCGCCGGCGGCGTGCTGGCGCAGGCCACCGACCTCGGCGTGCCGTTCCTCGTGCGCGCCGGCATCCTCGTCGTCATGATCGTCGTCGCCGGCGCCCTCATGCGCGATCTCGGTTTCGAGCCCGTGCGCGGTCTGAGCCCGCTCGCCGCGACCCGGCAGGTCATGCGCTCCTCCGTCACCTACGGGCTCGGACGACCGGCGATCCGCTGGCTCATGATCGCGACGCCGTTCACCGCGGGCGTCGGGGTCTACGCCTTCTACGCCCTTCAGCCCTACCTGCTCGAGCTCGGCGGCGACGAGGGCGCCTACGCCCTCGCGGGCCTCGCCGCCGCGATCATCTCGGGCGCCTCCATCCTCGGCGGTGCGCTCGCGCCCCTCGCCCGCCGCCTGTTCCGCCGCCGCACGACCCTCCTGCTGCTCTCGGTGGCCGTCTCCGCCCTCGTGCTCGTCGGGTTCGGGCTCACGCAGAATCTCGTCGTCGCCATCGGCCTGCTCGCGCTGTGGGGCATCAGCTCCTCCATCGCGACGCCGGCCAGCCGCGCGTACCTCAACGACATGATCCCCTCCGCCCAGCGCGCGACGGTGCTGTCGTTCAACTCCCTCGTCGGCAACATCGGCGGCGTGGGCATCCAGCCCGCCCTCGGCCGCGTCGCCGACGTCTCGGGCTACGGCGCCTCGCTGCTCTGGGGCGGAGTGATCTCGACGGTCGCCCTGCCCTTCCTGCTCGCCAGTCGCTCGCGGAGGGATCCGGCCGACCACGCGGTCGACGACGCCGCCCCGCCGGTCGTGCGGCTCGACGACGGGATGCCCGACCCGAGCAGTCCGATCCGTTAA